Proteins encoded together in one Lolium rigidum isolate FL_2022 unplaced genomic scaffold, APGP_CSIRO_Lrig_0.1 contig_68410_1, whole genome shotgun sequence window:
- the LOC124682128 gene encoding histone-lysine N-methyltransferase family member SUVH2-like: protein MEVEDSSPSSSPSSSPSSDSIDLNFLPFLKREPKSEPASPEHDSLPAAAPAPTPAPAAAVAAAYVAPTPATPDLYSAEVMTPLQSLPPNPDEDALFAEYCRLASLYLLSAGSGAIVPAPTPEAAAPAVVHPGSGSVVKKRRPRSSELVRVSSLSVRDQIYFRDVVRRARITFESLRGLLLKDDERAEALGLAGAIGLAPVDRRRVRADLRAAALMADRDLWLNRDRRIVGPIPGISVGDAFFFRMELCVLGLHGQVQAGIDYLSAGHSSSGEPIATSIIVSGGYEDDDDRGDVLVYTGHGGRDPSLHKHCVDQKLEGGNLALERSMAYGIEIRVIRAVKSKRSPVGKVYFYDGLYKVVDYWLDRGKAGFGVYKYKMIRIEGQEPMGSVNYRAAEHLKVDALSMRPTGYLSFDISMGREIMPVALYNDVDDDRDPLLFEYLVRPIFPSSAVQGKSAEGGGGCGCTHNCSIGCYCAERNGGEFAYDKAGVLLRGKPLVYECGPYCRCPPSCTNRVSQKGLKNRLEVFRSRETGWGVRSLDLIKAGTFICEFSGIVLTHQQSEIVAGNGDCLVHPNRFPSRWLDWGDISDVYPEYVAPNHPAIADLNFSIDVSRARNVACYFSHSCSPNVFIQFVLFDHYNMSYPHLMIFALENIPPLRELSIDYGMIDEWVGKLTM, encoded by the coding sequence ATGGAGGTGGAGGACTCCTCAccgtcctcctcgccgtcgtcatCTCCTTCGTCCGATTCCATCGACCTTAACTTCCTGCCGTTCCTCAAGAGGGAGCCCAAGTCGGAACCGGCTTCCCCGGAGCATGACTCTCTGCCGGCGGCcgcgccggcgccgacgccggcgcCCGCGGCTGCGGTTGCTGCGGCGTACGTTGCCCCTACACCGGCAACGCCTGACCTGTATTCGGCGGAGGTAATGACGCCTCTGCAGTCGCTGCCGCCAAACCCTGACGAGGACGCCCTCTTCGCCGAGTACTGCCGGCTTGCGAGCCTCTACCTCCTATCGGCCGGGTCCGGGGCGATCGTGCCAGCGCCCACGCCGGAGGCTGCCGCTCCGGCTGTTGTGCATCCTGGGTCGGGGTCTGTGGTGAAGAAGCGCCGGCCGCGGTCGTCAGAGCTGGTGCGGGTGTCCTCACTGAGCGTGCGGGATCAGATCTATTTCCGTGACGTGGTGCGCCGGGCGCGCATCACCTTCGAGTCGCTGCGAGGCCTGCTGCTCAAGGACGACGAGCGCGCGGAGGCGCTCGGCCTTGCGGGCGCCATCGGGCTTGCTCCGGTGGACCGGCGTCGCGTGCGCGCCGACTTGCGGGCCGCGGCACTCATGGCCGACCGAGACCTGTGGCTCAACCGGGACCGCCGCATCGTGGGGCCGATACCTGGGATTTCTGTAGGCGATGCATTCTTCTTCCGCATGGAGCTATGTGTGCTAGGCCTCCATGGCCAGGTGCAGGCCGGGATCGACTACCTCTCAGCAGGGCACTCTTCCTCAGGCGAACCTATAGCCACATCTATTATTGTGTCTGGTGggtatgaagatgatgatgaccgTGGTGACGTACTGGTGTACACCGGCCATGGTGGTCGAGACCCCAGCCTGCACAAGCATTGCGTCGACCAGAAGCTAGAGGGTGGTAATCTTGCCCTGGAGCGCAGCATGGCCTATGGTATTGAGATCCGCGTAATCCGTGCAGTCAAGTCTAAGCGCAGCCCTGTTGGGAAGGTCTACTTCTATGATGGCCTCTACAAGGTTGTTGACTACTGGCTCGATCGCGGGAAAGCTGGCTTTGGTGTTTACAAGTATAAAATGATTCGCATTGAGGGGCAGGAGCCCATGGGCTCTGTGAATTATCGTGCAGCTGAGCACCTTAAGGTGGATGCTCTATCGATGCGACCAACTGGATACCTGAGCTTTGATATTTCCATGGGTCGAGAGATCATGCCAGTTGCACTATATAATGATGTCGATGATGATAGGGACCCACTTTTATTTGAGTACCTGGTACGACCAATATTTCCATCTTCTGCGGTACAAGGGAAGTCTGCTGAGGGTGGTGGTGGGTGTGGGTGCACACATAATTGCTCAATTGGATGTTATTGTGCAGAAAGGAATGGGGGTGAGTTCGCGTATGATAAAGCTGGTGTTCTTTTACGGGGCAAACCACTGGTCTATGAGTGTGGTCCGTATTGCCGATGCCCACCTAGCTGCACCAACAGGGTTAGTCAGAAGGGGCTTAAGAATAGGCTTGAGGTGTTCAGGTCAAGGGAGACTGGGTGGGGTGTTCGGTCTTTGGATCTCATTAAGGCCGGCACGTTCATTTGTGAGTTTAGTGGGATAGTGCTTACTCATCAGCAGTCAGAGATAGTGGCAGGGAATGGTGATTGCTTGGTGCATCCAAACAGGTTCCCTTCAAGGTGGTTAGATTGGGGTGATATCTCTGATGTGTATCCTGAGTATGTGGCGCCGAATCATCCTGCCATTGCAGACTTGAACTTTTCAATCGATGTTTCAAGGGCAAGGAATGTGGCTTGTTATTTCAGCCATAGTTGCAGTCCAAATGTTTTTATCCAGTTTGTGCTGTTTGACCACTACAACATGTCGTATCCCCATCTCATGATCTTTGCTCTGGAGAACATTCCGCCATTGAGGGAGCTAAGCATTGACTATGGAATGATTGATGAATGGGTTGGAAAGTTAACTATGTAG